In the Pseudomonas orientalis genome, one interval contains:
- the garD gene encoding galactarate dehydratase has translation MQLIEHADSPRSIRLHERDNVVIVVNDQGVPAGTEFPDGLVTVDFIPQSHKVTLEDIPEGGPIIRYGQTIGYALAPIPRGSWVQEDQLRMPTAPPLDSLPLSTDVPEAQAPLEGFTFEGYRNADGTVGTRNILGITTTVQCVTGVLDHAVKRIKDELLPRYPHVDDVVALTHSYGCGVAITATDAYIPIRTVRNLARNPNLGGEALVISLGCEKLQAGQVMHDNDSSVDLSEPWLYRLQDSSHGFTEMIEQIMALAEVRLKKLDLRRRETVPASELILGMQCGGSDAFSGITANPALGYASDLLLRAGATVMFSEVTEVRDAIYLLTSRAETKEVAEELVREMDWYDRYLAKGEADRSANTTPGNKKGGLSNIVEKSLGSIVKSGSSAINGVLGPGERFKTKGLIFCATPASDFVCGTLQLAAGMNLHVFTTGRGTPYGLAMAPVVKVSTRTELAQRWPDLIDIDAGRIATGRASIEELGWELFHFYLDVASGRKQTWAQRHKLHNDITLFNPAPIT, from the coding sequence ATGCAGTTGATTGAACATGCCGACTCGCCGCGCTCGATTCGTTTGCACGAGCGCGACAATGTGGTGATCGTGGTGAACGACCAGGGCGTACCGGCCGGGACCGAATTTCCGGACGGCCTGGTCACCGTGGATTTCATCCCGCAGAGCCATAAGGTGACGCTGGAAGATATTCCCGAAGGCGGACCGATCATTCGTTATGGCCAGACGATCGGCTACGCGCTGGCGCCGATCCCGCGTGGCAGCTGGGTGCAGGAAGACCAGTTGCGCATGCCCACCGCGCCGCCGCTGGACAGCCTTCCGCTGTCCACCGACGTACCTGAAGCCCAGGCGCCGCTGGAGGGGTTCACCTTCGAGGGCTATCGCAATGCCGATGGCACCGTGGGCACGCGCAATATCCTGGGGATCACCACCACGGTACAGTGCGTGACCGGCGTGCTGGATCATGCCGTCAAGCGCATCAAGGATGAATTACTGCCCAGGTACCCGCACGTCGACGATGTGGTGGCGCTGACGCATAGCTATGGCTGCGGCGTGGCGATCACGGCGACAGATGCCTACATCCCGATCCGTACCGTGCGCAACCTGGCGCGCAACCCGAATCTGGGCGGCGAAGCCCTGGTGATCAGCCTGGGCTGCGAGAAATTGCAGGCCGGGCAAGTGATGCACGACAACGACAGCTCCGTCGATCTGAGCGAGCCCTGGCTGTACCGGTTGCAGGATTCCAGCCACGGCTTTACCGAAATGATCGAGCAGATCATGGCGCTGGCCGAAGTCCGTTTGAAAAAGCTCGACCTACGCCGCCGCGAAACGGTGCCCGCGTCCGAGCTGATCCTGGGCATGCAATGCGGCGGCAGCGACGCGTTTTCCGGCATCACTGCCAATCCGGCGCTGGGATATGCATCCGACCTGTTGCTGCGGGCCGGAGCGACGGTGATGTTTTCGGAAGTCACCGAAGTCCGCGATGCCATCTACCTGCTGACTTCTCGCGCAGAGACGAAGGAAGTTGCCGAAGAGTTGGTGCGTGAAATGGACTGGTACGACCGTTACCTGGCCAAGGGCGAGGCGGATCGCAGCGCCAATACCACGCCGGGCAACAAGAAGGGCGGGCTGTCGAATATCGTCGAGAAGTCCCTGGGCTCCATCGTCAAGTCCGGCAGCAGCGCGATCAACGGCGTGCTCGGCCCAGGCGAGCGCTTCAAGACCAAGGGCCTGATTTTTTGCGCAACCCCGGCCAGTGATTTTGTATGCGGCACCTTGCAACTGGCGGCGGGGATGAACCTGCATGTATTCACCACCGGGCGCGGCACGCCGTACGGGTTGGCGATGGCGCCAGTGGTGAAAGTGTCGACGCGCACCGAGCTGGCGCAGCGCTGGCCGGACCTGATCGACATCGACGCCGGGCGGATTGCCACCGGGCGCGCGAGCATCGAGGAACTGGGCTGGGAGTTGTTCCACTTCTACCTGGATGTGGCCAGCGGCAGAAAGCAGACGTGGGCGCAGCGGCACAAGCTGCACAACGACATCACGTTGTTCAATCCCGCGCCAATTACCTAG
- a CDS encoding HAD-IB family phosphatase: MTTTRDTHVIFDFDQTLVNHESTLEIVKSAIGESPNAKPMLEQLQLIAPKALSGNASLWEMVAVMKMIPYIRKHHIQRYVDTIIGSLDPSLEQTVRDLQRAGTHVYILSGGYTECITPIARSLNIQARNVIANRLFWVGSRALCPRPSPLISPGRGKSRIVQQWRKEGRLTGRALIVGDARSDYQVYADGWVDGFVCADYYTRQPMPEMSGRILRADTPIQVQAHIHALMNERA, encoded by the coding sequence ATGACCACGACCCGCGATACCCATGTCATTTTCGATTTCGATCAGACCCTGGTGAACCACGAAAGCACTCTGGAGATCGTCAAGTCGGCCATCGGCGAAAGCCCGAACGCCAAGCCAATGCTGGAGCAATTGCAACTCATCGCGCCCAAGGCTCTGTCGGGCAATGCCAGCCTGTGGGAAATGGTGGCTGTGATGAAGATGATCCCGTATATCCGCAAGCATCATATTCAACGTTATGTCGACACCATCATTGGCAGCCTCGACCCGTCCCTGGAGCAGACCGTGCGCGACCTGCAACGAGCGGGTACGCATGTGTACATCCTCTCCGGAGGGTACACAGAGTGCATCACCCCCATTGCTCGCTCACTGAATATCCAAGCCCGCAATGTCATCGCGAACCGCCTTTTCTGGGTCGGTTCGCGAGCGCTGTGCCCCAGGCCGTCACCATTGATAAGCCCCGGCAGAGGGAAGAGTCGAATCGTGCAGCAATGGCGCAAGGAAGGTCGGCTGACGGGCCGAGCCCTGATAGTCGGAGATGCCAGATCCGACTATCAGGTGTACGCCGATGGTTGGGTTGACGGTTTTGTCTGCGCTGACTATTACACCCGGCAGCCCATGCCCGAGATGTCCGGACGCATCCTTCGAGCTGACACGCCCATACAGGTTCAGGCGCACATCCACGCACTTATGAACGAGCGCGCCTGA
- a CDS encoding 1-acyl-sn-glycerol-3-phosphate acyltransferase yields MPFGYMLAVIRIVLIVVISLLAWPLPLAVKRPMYRGILWIMGLRIRCALSTRQIASLTKGCVVAANHVSVIDPFAILAMPGATLVASSGYNRVISFTAFLLIKCAGGHFWNGADKKTFARNLRNLATTHQGTVLYTNPEATINNGRGLYRFRPGLLSRGLPVVPLAGRLTLPFGLVASPLHASGLACFLRLLAMPWMTIDMTYLEPVERMQNQSGQAFSDLIQARIADHLGIAATRWTREDKHDYRRVDAQARP; encoded by the coding sequence ATGCCCTTCGGTTATATGCTGGCCGTCATTCGCATCGTCTTGATTGTTGTAATAAGCCTTCTGGCCTGGCCGCTGCCCCTTGCCGTCAAGCGCCCCATGTACCGAGGCATCCTGTGGATAATGGGCCTGAGGATCAGGTGCGCACTGTCAACACGGCAAATCGCCTCACTCACCAAGGGTTGTGTGGTGGCGGCCAATCACGTCAGCGTGATTGATCCGTTCGCCATACTGGCAATGCCTGGCGCAACACTGGTGGCCTCAAGCGGTTACAACAGGGTTATCAGCTTCACTGCATTCCTTCTGATCAAGTGCGCGGGCGGCCACTTCTGGAACGGTGCCGATAAGAAGACGTTTGCACGTAACCTTCGTAACCTGGCAACCACTCATCAAGGCACCGTCCTCTACACCAATCCCGAGGCAACCATCAACAATGGTCGCGGTTTGTATCGCTTCCGCCCCGGACTGCTGAGCCGTGGACTGCCGGTGGTGCCACTGGCCGGACGCCTTACCCTGCCCTTTGGCCTGGTTGCCAGCCCGCTTCATGCATCAGGTCTGGCGTGCTTCCTGCGCCTGCTGGCGATGCCCTGGATGACGATAGACATGACCTACCTGGAGCCGGTAGAACGCATGCAAAACCAAAGCGGCCAAGCCTTTTCGGACCTGATACAAGCGCGTATCGCCGACCACCTGGGCATCGCTGCAACCCGGTGGACGCGGGAAGATAAACATGACTACCGCCGGGTAGATGCGCAGGCGCGCCCATGA
- a CDS encoding GNAT family N-acetyltransferase, producing MRRSFSQLHNVHIRSWDDQDIEGYAELLGDPEAMKFISAGTTRGRDAAANEISVFTKELIDQNWSRWAVSVGLEEPFIGYAGFAKKEYGVNFGNRFLRKYWGTPYPFIAIHLALEYGFQRLGFEQIYTLTNIHHHRALEMNRAFLHMPEVAGDVIETAYGPHLKIVLTRERFQEIRPANLERITRFSRRVKKPEHVQSA from the coding sequence ATGCGCAGATCCTTCAGTCAATTGCACAATGTGCATATCAGAAGCTGGGACGATCAGGACATTGAAGGCTATGCCGAGCTGCTCGGCGACCCCGAGGCAATGAAGTTCATTTCGGCCGGCACTACACGCGGCAGAGACGCCGCCGCCAATGAAATTTCGGTATTCACAAAAGAACTTATCGATCAGAACTGGTCACGCTGGGCTGTGAGTGTGGGCTTGGAGGAACCCTTTATCGGTTATGCAGGATTCGCAAAAAAAGAATATGGCGTTAACTTCGGCAACCGATTCCTTAGGAAATACTGGGGCACACCCTACCCCTTTATTGCGATCCACCTGGCACTTGAATACGGTTTCCAGCGCCTGGGATTTGAGCAGATCTACACGCTTACCAATATCCACCATCACCGCGCGCTGGAAATGAACAGAGCCTTTCTGCATATGCCAGAGGTCGCCGGAGACGTCATAGAGACCGCTTATGGCCCTCACCTGAAGATTGTTCTTACACGGGAGCGGTTCCAGGAAATAAGGCCCGCAAATCTCGAGCGAATCACGCGGTTCTCGCGCCGAGTGAAAAAGCCTGAACACGTCCAGTCCGCTTAA
- a CDS encoding AEC family transporter, which translates to MLAIFLTTLTITAPVFAMLFLGVLLKRINWINDNFIHTASSLVFNVTMPALLFLGILHADLHSALKPGLLIYFAVATLVSFAMAWGWAIFRCKREDRGIYTQGAFRGNNGVIGLALAASMYGDYGISLGAILAALVILFYNTLSTIVLAVYSPVIKSDPWSIFKSVVANPLIISVIVAAPFAYFQIGLPGWLEKSLGYLADTTLPLALICIGGTLSLAALRKSGNMALSASLMKMVWLPVIATLGAWLLGFRGPELGILFLYFGAPTAAASFVMARAAEGNHELAAAIIVITTLMAAVTTNIGIFVLQAGGWI; encoded by the coding sequence ATGCTCGCCATTTTTCTCACGACGCTCACCATCACCGCGCCGGTGTTCGCCATGCTGTTCCTCGGTGTGCTGCTCAAGCGCATCAACTGGATCAACGACAACTTTATCCATACCGCTTCGTCCCTGGTGTTTAACGTCACCATGCCGGCGCTGCTGTTCCTGGGCATCCTGCACGCCGATCTGCATTCGGCGCTCAAGCCCGGTTTGCTGATCTACTTTGCCGTGGCCACGTTGGTGAGCTTTGCCATGGCGTGGGGCTGGGCGATTTTTCGCTGCAAGCGCGAAGACCGGGGTATCTACACCCAGGGCGCGTTTCGCGGCAATAACGGGGTGATCGGCCTGGCGCTGGCTGCCAGCATGTATGGCGACTACGGGATTTCCCTAGGTGCGATTCTCGCGGCGTTGGTGATCCTGTTCTACAACACGCTGTCGACCATTGTGCTGGCGGTGTACAGCCCGGTGATCAAGTCCGACCCGTGGAGCATCTTCAAGAGTGTGGTGGCCAACCCACTGATCATCAGCGTGATTGTCGCGGCGCCGTTTGCGTACTTCCAGATCGGCCTGCCCGGCTGGCTGGAAAAGTCCCTGGGGTACCTGGCGGACACGACACTGCCCCTGGCGCTGATCTGCATCGGCGGCACCTTGTCCCTGGCAGCGCTGCGCAAGAGCGGCAACATGGCCTTGAGCGCCAGCCTGATGAAGATGGTCTGGTTGCCGGTGATCGCCACACTGGGCGCTTGGCTGCTGGGGTTCCGTGGGCCGGAGTTGGGGATTCTGTTTCTGTACTTCGGCGCGCCGACGGCGGCGGCGAGCTTCGTGATGGCCAGGGCGGCCGAGGGGAATCATGAGCTGGCGGCGGCGATTATCGTGATCACCACCCTGATGGCGGCGGTGACCACGAACATTGGCATTTTTGTGCTGCAGGCCGGGGGCTGGATCTGA
- a CDS encoding carboxymuconolactone decarboxylase family protein: MTAQKKPGVEMRRQVMGDVFVDRALDNATEFSQPLQDFVNEHAWGSVWNREGLPLKTRSLITLAALTALKCPQELKGHVRGALNNGCTVEEIREALLHCAVYAGVPAAIDAFRAAQEVIEAYQADQR, encoded by the coding sequence ATGACCGCTCAGAAGAAGCCAGGGGTTGAAATGCGTCGCCAGGTGATGGGCGATGTATTCGTCGATCGCGCCCTGGACAATGCCACCGAGTTCAGCCAGCCACTGCAGGACTTCGTCAATGAACACGCGTGGGGCAGCGTGTGGAATCGCGAGGGCTTGCCGCTCAAGACGCGCAGCCTGATCACCCTGGCCGCGCTGACTGCGCTCAAGTGCCCCCAAGAACTCAAGGGGCATGTGCGTGGCGCACTGAACAATGGCTGCACCGTAGAAGAAATTCGCGAGGCGCTGCTGCATTGCGCGGTGTATGCCGGCGTACCGGCGGCCATCGATGCGTTTCGCGCGGCGCAGGAAGTAATAGAAGCGTATCAGGCGGATCAGCGCTAA
- a CDS encoding calcium/sodium antiporter, giving the protein MLELVSGLLLLIVGAEILVRAAVRLAASLKVRPLIIGLSIVAFGSSAPQMAVSLQATLAGNTDIAVGSVIGSSIFNILVTLGLSALIIPLRVSRQLVRLDIPVMIVAGLLVFILAANEALTPFDGLVLLVALLAYLGVLHYQTRHSRRPRTLATVTRAPWLSSVVLMLGGLLVLVVAGHLLLGAAVEVASDLGLSERIIGLTLIGVGTSLPCLATSLIAALRGEREIAVGNVIGSNLFNLLGVLGFTALVAPSPLSVSPNALDFDLPVMLGAIVLCLPVFYTGYRVTRAEGLVLLGLYLAYGLHVMAFTTGMPLATKLEQLMLFYILPALVVVLLFTSLRAWHRQHKRESQ; this is encoded by the coding sequence CTGCTCGAACTGGTCAGCGGCTTGCTGCTGTTGATCGTCGGCGCTGAAATCCTGGTGCGGGCCGCGGTGCGCCTGGCTGCCAGCCTCAAGGTGCGGCCATTGATCATCGGCCTGAGCATTGTTGCCTTCGGCAGCAGCGCGCCCCAGATGGCCGTCAGCCTGCAAGCCACCTTGGCCGGCAACACCGATATCGCCGTGGGCAGTGTGATCGGCAGCAGCATCTTCAATATCCTCGTTACCCTGGGCTTGTCGGCGTTGATCATTCCGTTACGGGTGTCACGACAACTGGTGCGCCTGGATATCCCGGTGATGATCGTCGCCGGCCTGCTGGTGTTCATCCTCGCCGCCAATGAGGCGCTGACGCCGTTTGACGGCCTGGTGCTGCTGGTGGCGCTGCTGGCCTACCTCGGCGTGCTGCACTACCAGACGCGCCATTCCCGGCGTCCACGCACGCTGGCTACCGTGACCAGGGCGCCGTGGCTGAGCAGCGTGGTGTTGATGCTTGGCGGGTTGCTGGTGCTGGTGGTGGCCGGGCATTTGCTGCTGGGAGCGGCCGTTGAGGTGGCGAGCGACCTGGGCCTGTCGGAGCGCATTATCGGCCTGACGTTGATCGGCGTCGGCACCTCGCTGCCCTGCCTGGCCACGTCGCTGATCGCCGCCTTGCGTGGCGAGCGGGAGATTGCCGTGGGCAATGTGATCGGCAGCAACCTGTTCAACCTGCTCGGCGTGCTGGGCTTTACCGCTCTGGTGGCGCCGTCGCCGCTGTCGGTCTCGCCCAACGCTCTGGACTTCGACCTGCCGGTCATGCTCGGCGCCATCGTTCTGTGCCTGCCGGTGTTCTATACCGGCTACCGCGTCACCCGCGCCGAAGGGTTGGTGCTGCTGGGGCTGTATCTGGCGTATGGCCTGCATGTCATGGCCTTCACCACCGGCATGCCCCTGGCGACCAAGCTTGAACAATTGATGCTGTTTTACATCCTGCCGGCGTTAGTGGTGGTGCTGTTGTTTACGTCGCTGCGCGCCTGGCACCGTCAACACAAGAGGGAATCGCAATGA
- a CDS encoding septal ring lytic transglycosylase RlpA family protein, with amino-acid sequence MKRLLGLLALSSLLTGCASGLIDPNGYDETGTASYYGARHHGKRTASGEAFNQNAMTAAHRRLPFGTQVKVTNLANNRSVVVRINDRGPHSRGRLIDLSRKAAEQLRMLGSGTAQVRVQALNN; translated from the coding sequence ATGAAGCGTCTACTCGGCCTGCTGGCCTTGTCCTCCCTGCTGACCGGTTGCGCCAGCGGCCTCATCGACCCCAACGGCTACGACGAAACCGGCACCGCCTCCTATTACGGCGCCAGGCACCATGGCAAACGAACCGCCAGCGGTGAAGCCTTCAACCAGAACGCCATGACCGCCGCCCATCGGCGCCTGCCCTTTGGCACTCAGGTCAAGGTGACCAATCTGGCCAACAACCGCTCTGTGGTGGTGCGTATCAATGATCGCGGCCCGCACAGCCGTGGCCGCCTGATCGACCTTTCACGCAAAGCCGCCGAGCAACTGCGTATGCTGGGCAGCGGCACCGCGCAAGTGCGCGTGCAAGCCCTGAACAACTGA